One genomic region from Mycobacterium basiliense encodes:
- a CDS encoding alkane 1-monooxygenase — translation MTTSPAQEPAIQVERWRDRKRYLWLVGLVLPMALPVSVALAWTLGKFGWTAATPMLWWIGPFLLYLLLPVLDLFFGPDGQNPPDEVMERLENDKYYRYCTYAFIPFQMISLMLACYLWTADNLSWLGLSGGLGLVSKIGLMMTIGVVGGVGINTAHEMGHKRENLERWLSKITLAQTLYGHFYIEHNRGHHVRVSTPEDPASARFGESFWMFLPRSMFGSLKSAWELEKTRMQRIGKSSFSLHNDVLNAWIMSIVLFSGLTAVFGWQVLPFLIIQALYGASLLESVNYLEHYGLLRQRTASGRYERCAPVHSWNSDHIVTNIFLYHLQRHSDHHANPLRRYQTLRSMDGAPRLPSGYATLITLTYIPPLWRKVMDHRVIEHYDGDINRVNIDPRKRDRILATYGAR, via the coding sequence ATGACTACCAGCCCAGCGCAAGAGCCGGCAATCCAGGTCGAGCGATGGCGCGACCGAAAGCGCTACCTGTGGTTGGTGGGCTTAGTCCTGCCGATGGCGTTGCCGGTGAGCGTGGCGCTGGCGTGGACGTTGGGCAAGTTCGGCTGGACCGCTGCCACGCCGATGTTGTGGTGGATCGGCCCATTCCTGCTCTACCTGTTGTTACCGGTGCTCGATCTGTTCTTTGGCCCCGACGGTCAGAATCCCCCTGACGAGGTGATGGAGCGTCTAGAGAACGACAAGTACTACCGGTACTGCACATATGCCTTCATTCCGTTCCAGATGATCAGCCTTATGCTGGCCTGCTACTTATGGACGGCCGACAACTTGAGCTGGCTGGGCCTCAGCGGAGGCCTGGGATTGGTCTCCAAGATCGGCCTGATGATGACCATCGGCGTGGTCGGCGGAGTAGGTATCAACACCGCCCACGAGATGGGGCACAAGCGCGAAAACCTCGAGCGCTGGTTGTCCAAGATCACCCTCGCCCAAACCCTCTACGGGCATTTTTACATCGAGCACAACCGCGGGCATCACGTGCGCGTCTCCACCCCGGAGGATCCGGCCAGTGCCCGGTTCGGCGAAAGCTTCTGGATGTTTTTGCCGCGCAGCATGTTCGGCTCGCTCAAATCCGCATGGGAACTGGAGAAGACCCGCATGCAACGCATCGGAAAGTCCTCCTTCAGCCTGCACAACGATGTGCTCAACGCGTGGATCATGTCGATCGTCCTGTTCAGTGGGCTAACCGCCGTATTCGGATGGCAGGTGTTGCCATTCCTCATCATCCAGGCGCTCTACGGCGCATCACTGTTGGAATCGGTCAATTACCTCGAACATTACGGACTGCTGCGCCAACGCACCGCGTCCGGCCGCTATGAACGGTGCGCACCGGTACACAGCTGGAACTCTGACCACATCGTGACCAACATCTTCCTGTACCACCTGCAGCGGCACAGCGACCACCACGCCAATCCCCTGCGCCGCTATCAAACATTGCGCAGCATGGATGGTGCACCCCGGTTGCCGAGCGGATACGCGACGCTGATCACCCTGACCTACATCCCACCGCTATGGCGAAAGGTGATGGACCATCGTGTGATTGAACACTACGATGGTGACATCAACCGGGTTAACATCGATCCGCGCAAGCGCGACCGGATCCTCGCCACGTACGGTGCCCGGTGA
- a CDS encoding rubredoxin, with translation MAAYRCPACRYVYDETTGAPREGYPAGTNWADVNDNWTCPDCNVREKIDFEPQEA, from the coding sequence ATGGCTGCCTACCGATGCCCCGCGTGTCGCTACGTCTACGACGAGACCACCGGCGCACCTCGTGAGGGATATCCCGCAGGAACCAATTGGGCCGACGTCAACGACAATTGGACCTGCCCGGATTGCAATGTCCGCGAGAAGATCGACTTCGAACCACAGGAGGCCTGA
- a CDS encoding rubredoxin, with amino-acid sequence MPTDFKLYRCVQCGFEYDEALGWPEDGIAPGTRWDDIPDDWSCPDCGAAKSDFEMIEISRA; translated from the coding sequence ATGCCAACCGACTTCAAACTCTATCGATGTGTACAGTGCGGGTTCGAGTACGACGAGGCGCTGGGGTGGCCCGAAGACGGTATCGCCCCGGGGACCCGCTGGGACGACATTCCCGACGATTGGAGTTGTCCGGACTGCGGTGCGGCCAAGTCAGACTTCGAGATGATCGAAATCAGCCGCGCCTGA
- a CDS encoding TetR/AcrR family transcriptional regulator yields MHTNLSYMVEPEPSRGRNPYRSTALSLMHNGVLDALQSLLLVRKWSSITMADVAAAAGISRGTLYNEFQSRRGLARHYALRLTDSIVTGMRAAIDEHHSDGYGAMHTVFRDFFDRVANDPLAQVLRTEDAPSDILRLITVESQFLVDHATEQLSHTFQHSWVNANQYDATVMGQAVVRAALSYLALPPSDADEAATGMAHLLTPYIESIKTSS; encoded by the coding sequence ATGCACACTAATCTCAGCTACATGGTCGAGCCCGAGCCGTCACGAGGCCGCAATCCGTATCGCAGCACCGCGTTGAGCCTGATGCACAATGGGGTGCTTGACGCGCTACAGAGCTTGCTCCTGGTAAGGAAATGGTCGTCAATCACCATGGCGGACGTGGCCGCAGCAGCTGGCATCAGCCGAGGCACCCTCTACAACGAGTTCCAGTCGCGCCGCGGCCTTGCGCGTCACTACGCCCTTCGACTGACCGACAGCATCGTTACTGGAATGCGAGCGGCAATCGACGAACACCACAGCGACGGCTACGGCGCCATGCACACGGTGTTTCGGGACTTCTTCGACCGCGTCGCCAACGATCCGCTGGCCCAGGTACTACGAACCGAAGACGCCCCCAGCGACATCCTGCGGTTGATCACCGTCGAGAGTCAGTTTCTCGTCGACCATGCCACCGAACAGCTGTCGCACACTTTTCAGCACAGCTGGGTCAACGCCAACCAGTACGACGCGACGGTCATGGGACAGGCAGTCGTCCGGGCCGCGCTCAGCTACCTGGCGCTGCCGCCGAGCGATGCCGACGAGGCGGCAACGGGGATGGCACACCTACTCACGCCCTACATCGAATCAATCAAGACCTCGTCCTAG
- a CDS encoding aldo/keto reductase, whose amino-acid sequence MKYLDVDGIGNVSRIGLGTWQFGSREWGYGDRYASGAARDIVQRALALGVTLFDTAEVYGLGKSERILGEALGEERGRVAVASKIFPVAPIPPVIKQRERASARRLQLDRIPLYQVHQPNPVVPDSVIMPGMRELLDAGKIGAAGVSNYSLARWQKADKALGRPVISNQVHFSLAHLSPLDDLVPFAERENRVVIAYSPLAQGLLGGKYGVENRPGGVRAANPLFGTENLRRIEPLLQTLRAIAADVDAKPAQVALAWLISLPGVVAIPGASSVEQLEFNVAAADIELTADSCAALTNAARAFRPVSMRRFLADTVREKLTRR is encoded by the coding sequence ATGAAATACCTCGATGTCGATGGAATCGGAAATGTCAGCCGGATCGGGCTGGGCACGTGGCAGTTCGGCTCACGTGAATGGGGGTATGGGGATCGGTACGCCTCCGGTGCCGCTCGCGACATCGTGCAGCGCGCCCTGGCTCTAGGGGTGACGCTGTTCGACACCGCCGAGGTGTACGGGTTGGGCAAGAGCGAGCGGATCCTCGGCGAGGCGCTCGGCGAGGAGCGCGGCAGGGTTGCGGTGGCCAGCAAAATCTTTCCGGTGGCGCCCATTCCGCCCGTCATCAAGCAACGCGAACGGGCTAGTGCCCGGCGGTTGCAGCTGGACCGGATTCCCCTTTATCAAGTCCATCAGCCCAATCCCGTGGTGCCCGATTCGGTGATCATGCCCGGCATGCGCGAGCTACTCGACGCCGGCAAGATCGGCGCGGCCGGCGTCTCCAACTACTCGCTGGCGCGCTGGCAAAAGGCCGACAAAGCCCTAGGGCGTCCCGTAATCAGCAACCAGGTGCACTTCTCCCTCGCTCACCTAAGTCCGCTCGATGACTTGGTTCCCTTCGCCGAGCGCGAGAACCGCGTCGTCATCGCCTACAGCCCATTGGCGCAGGGGCTGCTCGGCGGTAAGTACGGCGTGGAGAACAGGCCGGGCGGCGTCCGTGCAGCCAATCCGCTGTTCGGCACTGAAAACCTGCGCCGGATCGAACCGCTGCTGCAGACACTTCGCGCCATCGCCGCAGATGTCGACGCCAAGCCGGCCCAGGTGGCGCTGGCTTGGTTGATCAGCCTGCCAGGCGTGGTCGCTATTCCCGGAGCATCCAGTGTCGAGCAACTCGAATTCAACGTTGCCGCAGCCGATATCGAGCTCACCGCGGATTCCTGTGCGGCGCTGACCAACGCGGCCAGGGCGTTTCGGCCAGTATCGATGAGGCGGTTCCTCGCCGACACGGTCCGCGAGAAGCTCACCCGTCGCTAG
- the htpG gene encoding molecular chaperone HtpG gives MNAHVEQLEFQAEARQLLDLMVHSVYSNKDSFLRELVSNASDALDKLRIEALRNKELDPDAIDTSDLHIEIDVDKGARTLTIRDNGIGMTRAEVVDLIGTLAKSGTAELRAQLRAAKNEGASEELIGQFGIGFYSSFMVADKVELLTRKAGETEATRWESSGEGTYTIESVEDAPQGTSVTLHLKPEDAEDELYDYTAEWKIRHLIKRYSDFIAWPIRMEVEKRTPAGQGEGEDGGEETVTIETETLNSMKALWARPKEEVSEDEYKEFYKHIAHAWDDPLEVIAMKAEGTFEYQALLFIPSHAPFDLFNRDATFGIQLYVKRVFIMGDCDQLMPEYLRFVKGVVDAQDMSLNVSREILQQDRQIKAIRRRLTKKVLATIKDLQSERPEDYRSFWAQFGKVLKEGLLSDFDNRETLLEISSFASTHSDEEATTLADYVGRMKEGQKQIFYATGDSRQQILKSPHLEAFRAKGYEVLLLTDPVDEVWVGAVNEFDGKPLQSVAKGEVDLDSDEEKSDAEREEQQKEFADLLTWLQETLSEHVKEVRLSTRLTESPACLITDAFGITPALARIYRATGQDVPVGKRILELNPTHPLVLGLSRALNDSADDAQKSQVAETAELLYGTALLAEGGAPDDPARFAELLADRLTRAVTSDG, from the coding sequence ATGAACGCGCATGTCGAGCAGCTGGAGTTTCAGGCGGAGGCCCGGCAGCTGCTGGATCTGATGGTCCACTCGGTCTACTCCAACAAGGACTCGTTTCTGCGGGAGTTGGTCTCCAACGCCTCCGATGCGCTGGACAAGCTGCGGATCGAGGCGTTGCGGAACAAGGAGCTAGACCCCGATGCCATTGACACTTCGGATCTACACATCGAGATCGACGTCGACAAGGGCGCCCGGACGCTGACCATCCGCGACAACGGCATCGGCATGACGCGTGCCGAGGTGGTGGATCTGATCGGCACGCTGGCCAAGTCCGGCACCGCCGAGCTACGTGCGCAATTGCGGGCGGCCAAGAACGAGGGCGCCTCGGAGGAATTGATCGGCCAGTTCGGCATCGGGTTCTACTCGTCGTTCATGGTGGCCGACAAGGTCGAGCTGCTCACCCGCAAGGCCGGCGAGACCGAGGCCACCCGGTGGGAATCCAGCGGCGAAGGTACCTACACCATCGAATCCGTCGAGGATGCTCCGCAGGGAACATCGGTGACGTTGCACCTCAAGCCCGAGGATGCCGAGGACGAGCTCTACGACTACACCGCGGAGTGGAAGATCAGGCACCTGATCAAGAGATACTCGGACTTCATTGCCTGGCCCATCCGGATGGAGGTCGAGAAACGCACGCCAGCCGGTCAGGGAGAAGGCGAGGACGGCGGCGAAGAGACTGTCACCATCGAAACCGAGACCCTCAACTCGATGAAGGCGCTGTGGGCCAGGCCCAAAGAAGAGGTTTCCGAGGACGAGTACAAGGAGTTCTACAAGCACATCGCGCACGCCTGGGACGACCCGCTAGAGGTCATCGCGATGAAGGCGGAAGGCACATTCGAGTACCAGGCTCTGCTGTTCATCCCATCGCACGCCCCGTTTGACCTGTTCAATCGGGATGCCACCTTCGGCATCCAGCTGTATGTCAAACGCGTCTTCATCATGGGCGACTGTGACCAGCTCATGCCCGAGTACTTGCGTTTCGTCAAGGGCGTCGTCGATGCACAGGACATGTCACTGAATGTGTCCCGCGAGATCCTGCAGCAGGATCGCCAGATCAAGGCGATTCGTCGGCGCCTGACCAAGAAGGTCCTGGCCACCATCAAGGACCTGCAGTCCGAGCGGCCGGAGGACTACCGCAGCTTCTGGGCCCAGTTCGGCAAGGTACTCAAGGAGGGTCTGCTTTCGGATTTCGACAATCGGGAGACCCTGTTGGAGATTTCCTCATTCGCCTCGACGCACAGCGACGAGGAGGCCACCACGTTGGCCGACTACGTGGGCCGCATGAAGGAGGGCCAAAAGCAGATCTTCTATGCCACCGGGGACTCGCGTCAGCAGATCCTGAAATCGCCGCATCTGGAGGCATTCAGGGCAAAGGGTTACGAGGTTCTGCTCCTCACCGACCCGGTCGACGAAGTCTGGGTGGGGGCGGTCAACGAGTTCGACGGTAAGCCGCTGCAGTCGGTCGCCAAGGGTGAGGTTGACCTGGACTCCGACGAGGAAAAGAGCGACGCCGAGCGCGAGGAACAGCAAAAGGAGTTCGCTGACCTGCTGACGTGGCTGCAGGAGACATTGAGCGAACACGTCAAAGAAGTGCGGCTGTCGACCCGACTGACCGAGTCGCCCGCATGCCTGATCACCGACGCATTCGGAATCACCCCGGCGCTGGCCCGCATCTACCGGGCCACTGGGCAGGACGTTCCGGTCGGTAAGCGCATTCTCGAACTCAACCCAACCCATCCGTTGGTGCTCGGCTTGAGCCGAGCGCTCAATGACAGTGCAGACGATGCCCAGAAGTCTCAGGTCGCGGAGACCGCGGAATTGCTTTACGGCACAGCGCTGCTCGCTGAAGGTGGTGCGCCGGACGATCCGGCACGATTCGCCGAATTGCTTGCCGATCGGCTGACGCGCGCCGTAACTAGCGACGGGTGA
- a CDS encoding MBL fold metallo-hydrolase: protein MKVHHLNCGTMNVPGTPLLCHVLLVETNSGLVLVDTGFGIQDCLDPHRVGPFRHVLRPALLRTETAAYQIEQLGHRISDVRHIVLTHFDFDHIGGLADFPEAHVHVTAAEVRGAVHAPSIRERLRYRSKQWAHGPNLVEHGPDGETWRGFASAKPLDAIGDGFVLVPTPGHTRGHAAVAIDVGDHWILHCGDAFYHHGTLRRSRVPFVLRAQEELFAFNRTQLHDNQARLAELWQRREPQLLIICAHDPSLFEIVRKMT from the coding sequence ATGAAGGTCCACCATCTCAACTGCGGCACCATGAACGTGCCCGGCACGCCTCTGTTGTGCCATGTCCTGCTCGTCGAGACCAACAGCGGACTGGTCCTGGTGGACACCGGGTTCGGGATACAGGACTGCCTCGACCCGCATCGGGTAGGTCCATTCCGACATGTCCTGCGGCCGGCGTTGCTGCGCACCGAGACCGCGGCCTACCAGATTGAACAGCTCGGTCACCGAATCTCAGACGTCCGCCATATTGTGCTGACGCATTTCGATTTCGACCACATCGGCGGACTCGCGGACTTTCCCGAGGCCCATGTCCACGTCACCGCGGCCGAGGTCCGCGGCGCCGTCCATGCCCCTTCGATCCGTGAGCGTCTCCGTTACCGGAGCAAGCAGTGGGCGCACGGTCCCAATCTGGTGGAGCATGGACCCGACGGCGAAACCTGGCGTGGATTCGCCTCGGCCAAACCCCTCGACGCCATCGGTGACGGCTTCGTTCTGGTGCCGACGCCCGGTCACACTCGCGGGCACGCCGCGGTCGCCATCGACGTTGGTGATCACTGGATCCTGCATTGCGGGGACGCCTTCTACCATCACGGGACGCTGCGGCGATCGCGAGTGCCTTTCGTGCTGCGGGCCCAAGAAGAGTTGTTCGCGTTCAACCGCACACAACTGCACGACAACCAGGCTCGCCTCGCTGAACTGTGGCAACGGCGGGAGCCACAGTTGCTCATCATCTGCGCACACGATCCGAGCCTGTTTGAGATCGTCAGGAAAATGACTTGA
- a CDS encoding multidrug effflux MFS transporter: MPRPTFPLCPRPLVTLSSGTHRHTRARGPRGAGRCRHRIRNHASTPKANGQAMAVMSAVPSWRIVAVLLWVVPLNQIPMDAYTPALPQMQTSIHATSAALQATVTVFMIGMALSYLGVGILSDAWGRKPVLLGCAAALAVASLACAAADNIATLLVLRFVQGGVSSAFIVVAIAIAADCFEDARLRSVNGMLGAAWSAAPIAAPAVGGFIVEYASWRYVFVLMAALSVTVGLVVAWALPETLATSDRTQFRLGQTWRVLTTTARNPVFLALVAVFGLLAGPQLSFSVAAPFLYQVQMGFSPSAYGLVALVVGVAVLLGSFTTGALATRMTFQRLTFADWALYMVGATLLLVSAPAIGVNPWAITVPVCLAVAGCGALVPQAQAAALGAFSRNLGLVSGLFGTLTYLMIAATMGIVVLSPERTQAPLGWLYMICGATAFVALAWVRRRLRGESAAPSAQES; this comes from the coding sequence ATGCCCCGACCCACCTTCCCGCTTTGCCCAAGGCCGCTGGTGACATTGTCGAGCGGCACACACCGACACACCAGGGCACGAGGTCCTCGAGGAGCCGGGCGGTGCCGACATAGGATTCGCAACCATGCGTCGACGCCGAAGGCAAACGGGCAGGCCATGGCGGTGATGTCGGCGGTGCCGTCGTGGCGGATTGTAGCGGTCCTGCTGTGGGTGGTGCCGCTGAACCAGATTCCGATGGACGCCTACACGCCCGCGCTGCCCCAGATGCAAACCAGTATCCATGCGACGTCGGCGGCGCTGCAGGCGACGGTCACGGTGTTCATGATTGGCATGGCGTTGAGCTACCTCGGCGTGGGCATCCTGTCCGATGCCTGGGGACGCAAGCCGGTCCTGCTTGGCTGCGCCGCCGCGCTCGCGGTAGCCAGCCTTGCCTGCGCGGCGGCCGACAATATCGCCACGTTGCTGGTGCTGCGGTTTGTGCAGGGCGGCGTATCCAGTGCGTTCATCGTTGTCGCGATCGCGATTGCCGCGGACTGCTTTGAGGACGCACGTCTGAGATCGGTCAACGGGATGCTGGGGGCGGCATGGTCGGCGGCGCCGATAGCAGCCCCCGCCGTGGGCGGATTCATCGTCGAATACGCTTCGTGGCGCTACGTTTTCGTGCTGATGGCGGCGTTGAGCGTCACCGTCGGGCTGGTGGTCGCCTGGGCGCTGCCGGAGACCCTGGCGACGAGCGACCGAACCCAATTCCGGCTCGGACAGACCTGGCGAGTGCTCACGACGACCGCGCGCAATCCCGTGTTCCTCGCCCTGGTCGCCGTCTTCGGGCTGCTGGCCGGTCCGCAGCTGTCGTTCAGCGTGGCCGCGCCATTCCTGTACCAAGTGCAGATGGGGTTCTCGCCATCGGCGTATGGTCTGGTCGCGCTGGTTGTCGGTGTCGCAGTCTTGCTGGGCAGCTTCACGACCGGCGCGCTTGCCACGCGTATGACCTTCCAGCGGTTGACTTTTGCGGACTGGGCACTCTACATGGTCGGAGCCACCTTGCTTTTGGTGTCCGCTCCGGCGATAGGGGTCAACCCCTGGGCCATTACGGTACCGGTGTGTCTGGCGGTTGCGGGTTGCGGTGCGCTGGTGCCCCAGGCACAAGCCGCGGCGCTGGGGGCATTCAGCCGAAATCTAGGTCTGGTCAGCGGCCTATTCGGCACCCTGACCTATCTGATGATCGCCGCAACGATGGGCATCGTCGTCCTTAGCCCGGAGCGCACCCAAGCCCCGCTGGGCTGGCTCTACATGATTTGCGGTGCAACGGCATTCGTTGCTCTTGCATGGGTGAGACGGCGACTCCGCGGTGAAAGCGCTGCGCCCTCCGCTCAGGAAAGCTGA
- a CDS encoding DUF6636 domain-containing protein, translating into MIHHVSRLCAVVAGVFAVSLFAPGTAKADIVGFTSPSGNIGCMIDSSSVRCDVRDRVWSPPPRPADCQSTMGYGQGIVLTVGQPARFVCAGDTALGGGPPLAYGDKITKGSLECESKTSGMSCWDFVYGGSFEISRDGYQLS; encoded by the coding sequence ATGATTCACCACGTGAGTCGCCTGTGTGCTGTCGTTGCCGGCGTGTTTGCGGTGAGCTTATTCGCTCCCGGAACGGCCAAGGCCGACATCGTCGGCTTCACCTCACCCAGCGGCAATATCGGCTGCATGATCGATTCCTCGTCGGTTCGCTGCGATGTCCGAGACCGCGTGTGGTCGCCGCCGCCGAGGCCCGCCGATTGTCAGTCGACGATGGGCTACGGGCAGGGCATTGTGCTCACGGTCGGGCAACCCGCGCGATTTGTTTGCGCTGGCGATACCGCACTCGGTGGCGGTCCGCCACTGGCGTACGGCGACAAAATCACCAAAGGGTCGTTGGAGTGCGAAAGTAAGACATCCGGGATGAGCTGCTGGGATTTTGTCTACGGGGGTAGCTTCGAGATTTCCCGGGACGGCTATCAGCTTTCCTGA